A single Fusarium oxysporum Fo47 chromosome IV, complete sequence DNA region contains:
- a CDS encoding ESCRT-II subunit protein VPS36 yields the protein MFLKHIDLTTALRPSYLPDEVLLFVQDNVGLYEGKFKLPNQQNGQVYLTSHRVCYVDKQEPRTHSVALDLKDVERYEFYAGFLKSSAKVTLIPKPPKRSSYHSRALSNASSAQRNLSGSPGISESAYRAPPEPPAVTSATWVCTICSFSNPVPSNFDPTSANAHTPLPPCLACGIKPTLSHVLKAAISGASNRSVASPALNAPLPLRPAHSGTRPLSENLDQKPASSLPDATNGSNTTASFQCPRCTFSNHPSLMTCEMCGGPLISQNVPSSIQQSSTADTIRTDSPGPVLDPSKINKNGSDAPESVKISFRRGGEKIFYERLKGSMTQRKWLLRDAPPAPNSRAADEGSKDTPAGTPGGRQKGVGIAGLEQLGLSMRKNNELLIGSAFEDLEALMSSAKEVIALAERFARQTNNGQGNASAEENAILAESASQLGLVTTKDIVGGGSSESLYLSELARNLAEFLTDDSRGVLKKAGGIITLVDLWAMFNRARGGVELVSPADFEKAARLWSKLKLPVRLRTFRSGVMVVQGRDRTDGTTVRALLAWLRDLHEFPPEREVPWDWKEFGRGVTAQEAAERFGWSLGVAEEELLMAEERGELCREEGLEGLKFWVNYIDPGEHKKHKSQAQKDSDEVMKALKASGLL from the exons ATGTTTCTGAAACACATAGACCTTACTACAGCACTACGGCCCTCGTATCTTCCAGATGAGGTGCTCCTATTTGTTCAGGACAACGTAGGCTTGTATGAGGG TAAATTCAAGCTCCCCAATCAACAAAATGGGCAGGTTTACTTAACCTCACATCGAGTCTGTTATGTTGATAAGCAGGAGCCCCGTACGCACTCCGTTGCTTTGGACCTGAAAGATGTAGAACGTTACGAATTCTATGCTGGCTTTCTGAAGTCATCAGCTAAGGTGACTCTGATACCAAAGCCTCCAAAGCGATCATCGTATCACAGTCGTGCTCTGTCGAACGCATCAAGTGCACAGAGAAATCTATCTGGATCGCCAGGAATTTCCGAGTCTGCTTATAGAGCACCCCCTGAGCCTCCAGCTGTGACAAGCGCAACATGGGTCTGCACTATATGCAGTTTCTCAAATCCGGTCCCCTCGAACTTTGATCCTACTTCGGCAAACGCCCATACACCTCTACCGCCATGTTTAGCATGTGGGATCAAGCCGACCTTATCTCATGTTCTCAAGGCTGCAATCTCTGGCGCGAGCAATCGCTCAGTAGCCTCACCAGCTCTGAATGCACCTCTCCCGTTACGGCCAGCTCACTCTGGCACTCGACCTTTATCTGAGAATCTGGACCAAAAGCCAGCTTCAAGCTTGCCCGATGCTACCAATGGTTCAAACACGACTGCATCTTTCCAATGTCCTCGTTGTACCTTCTCAAATCATCCTTCCTTGATGACTTGCGAGATGTGTGGTGGGCCCCTGATTTCGCAAAATGTCCCATCATCTATCCAGCAAAGCTCCACAGCTGATACCATAAGGACGGACTCCCCAGGGCCTGTACTGGACCCAAGCAAAATCAACAAGAATGGAAGTGATGCCCCTGAGAGTGTCAAAATTTCTTTCCGAAGAGGTGGCGAGAAAATATTCTATGAGCGACTCAAGGGCTCTATGACCCAACGTAAATGGCTTCTCAGAGATGCACCCCCTGCTCCAAACAGCCGAGCTGCGGACGAAGGATCTAAAGACACACCGGCTGGCACTCCAGGAGGGCGACAGAAGGGAGTCGGTATTGCTGGTCTAGAACAACTTGGATTGAGCATGCGCAAAAACAATGAGTTACTAATAGGCAGTGCTttcgaggatcttgaggctCTTATGTCATCTGCTAAGGAGGTCATCGCACTTGCGGAGCGATTCGCAAGACAAACAAATAACGGGCAAGGCAACGCATCAGCCGAAGAGAACGCGATTTTAGCGGAATCGGCCAGCCAACTTGGCCTGGTCACGACAAAGGATATTGTCGGTGGTGGGAGCTCCGAGTCACTCTATTTGTCGGAGCTCGCCAGAAACTTAGCTGAGTTCCTCACCGATGACTCCAGAGGAGTCCTTAAGAAGGCGGGCGGTATCATAACGCTCGTCGATCTCTGGGCTATGTTCAACAGAGCTCGAGGCGGCGTCGAACTCGTCAGCCCAGCAGACTTCGAGAAAGCCGCCCGGCTCTGGAGCAAGCTTAAACTGCCTGTTCGTCTGCGCACCTTCCGCAGTGGTGTTATGGTTGTTCAGGGTCGTGACCGTACCGACGGCACCACGGTCAGGGCCCTACTTGCATGGCTCCGCGATCTTCACGAGTTTCCCCCTGAGCGCGAAGTGCCTTGGGATTGGAAAGAGTTTGGCAGAGGAGTTACAGCCCAAGAAGCTGCGGAACGCTTTGGCTGGagtcttggtgttgcagAGGAAGAGTTGCTGATGGCGGAAGAGCGAGGAGAGTTGTGTCGTGAGGAGGGATTGGAGGGACTTAAGTTCTGGGTGAACTATATTGATCCGGGCGAGCACAAGAAGCACAAGTCTCAAGCTCAGAAGGATAGTGATGAGGTTATGAAGGCATTGAAAGCAAGCGGACTGTTATAA
- a CDS encoding SAC3/GANP/Nin1/mts3/eIF-3 p25 family-domain-containing protein — MMPTWPAQQAPSVTQQTVPTSYAYPTNPAFIPVAVRQGFSQYAAPAAPYAGYVPPQPPVQHQMSPASPVNGVTPTPEQAKSKVDWPESVRSYVQRSFLPQNDEPTVSRAEIEAKLKSTIGTAKENGTLYTLDWDNMPLPQALVKAERDADIKQSFHVPINSKKRKSTDFASNDNSQPPWRTNSRSSLEDRISYPSPEKRASMDEPLPKSSKFQKEVNKRKRRFENEYKSLRSPSPPPPSSGPIIGTCEVLEKKYLRLTAPPVPSKVRPEHILRQTLELLKKKWKRESNYSYICDQFKSMRQDLTVQHIKNDFTVSVYEIHARIALEKGDIGEYNQCQTQLRSLYGMGLKGNPIEFKAYRILYFIHTANRTGLNDTLADLTTAEKGEKPIKHALEVRSSLALGNYHKFFQLYLDTPNMGAYLMDMFVVRERLAALCNICKAYKPDVKLRFITEELGFESDADAAQFIIDHQGRHLLEDRTDYIAFLTGKAGPLFEGARSTAFQKVDIKGQI, encoded by the exons ATGATGCCAACCTGGCCAGCGCAGCAAGCGCCGAGCGTAACTCAGCAAACCGTACCGACATCCTACGCCTATCCAACGA ATCCAGCCTTCATTCCCGTAGCCGTTCGTCAAGGATTCAGTCAGTACGCAGCCCCAGCTGCTCCTTATGCCGGCTACGTGCCTCCACAGCCCCCGGTGCAACATCAAATGTCTCCCGCTTCTCCCGTGAATGGTGTAACCCCGACACCTGAGCAAGCCAAGTCCAAAGTGGACTGGCCCGAATCTGTTCGGAGCTATGTTCAAAGATCTTTCCTCCCCCAAAATGACGAACCCACCGTGTCTCGCGCGGAAATCGAGGCTAAACTTAAGAGCACCATCGGTACCGCAAAAGAAAACGGCACGTTATACACACTCGATTGGGACAACATGCCCCTTCCACAGGCCCTAGTCAAAGCCGAACGTGATGCGGATATCAAGCAGAGTTTCCATGTTCCCATCAACTccaagaagaggaaatcTACCGATTTTGCCAGTAATGACAACTCCCAGCCCCCGTGGCGTACTAACTCGCGTTCTTCACTTGAGGACCGTATTTCCTATCCTTCCCCCGAAAAGCGTGCTTCCATGGACGAGCCCCTCCCGAAATCAAGTAAGTTCCAGAAGGAAGTCAACAAGCGCAAGCGACGGTTCGAGAACGAATACAAGTCGCTCAGGTCGCCCAGTCCGCCTCCGCCTTCATCTGGACCTATTATTGGCACATGCGAGGTACTCGAGAAGAAGTATCTTCGCCTTACCGCCCCTCCAGTTCCGTCCAAGGTTCGACCTGAGCACATTTTGCGACAGACTCTAGAActtctgaagaagaagtggaagcGGGAAAGCAACTATTCGTACATTTGTGATCAGTTCAAGTCTATGAGGCAAGATCTGACTGTGCAACATATCAAGAACGACTTTACTGTTTCCGTTTATGAAATTCATGCCCGAATTGCCTTGGAGAAGGGGGATATTGGTGAGTATAATCAGTGCCAGACCCAGCTGCGGTCATTGTATGGCATGGGCCTAAAAGGCAACCCCATTGAATTCAAGGCGTATCGCATTCTTTATTTCATCCACACGGCCAACCGAACTGGATTGAACGACACTTTGGCAGATCTAACCACAGCAGAGAAAGGGGAGAAGCCGATTAAGCATGCTTTAGAAGTGCGATCATCATTGGCGTTGGGCAACTATCATAAGTTCTTCCAGCTTTACCTTGACACCCCTAACATGGGTGCATACTTGATGGACATGTTTGTTGTTCGAGAACGGCTTGCTGCGTTGTGCAATATTTGCAAAGC ATACAAGCCGGACGTGAAACTTCGTTTCATCACTGAGGAACTCGGTTTCGAGTCTGATGCTGATGCAGCCCAGTTCATCATCGATCACCAAGGCCGACATCTGTTGGAAGATCGAACAGACTACATCGCGTTTTTGACCGGGAAAGCCGGTCCCCTATTCGAGGGCGCGCGCAGCACGGCGTTCCAAAAGGTTGATATCAAGGGCCAGATCTAA
- a CDS encoding RTA1 like protein-domain-containing protein has product MSTTTFTSTATTTSSATATCTTAVPGKYGRVPVDACNANYFFDPSFAANLAFCVLFGMTTMVHLIQAILFKKKFCWVAIMGAAWETIGFAFKTLGSRNQQNMTYLIWGQLFFLLAPLWINAFVYMAVARMVYFRMPDRKLLGIKAIRMTLLFVWLDIILFLVQGAGGSMLSNNDDMNVIRIGQKLYMAGVGLQLAVIVIFIGITAFFYFKLRQLEGRSMGRMKWLILTMLAVLILIVIRIVYRLIEFGPGVNEHNQLLIHEEYPLGLDATPILIALVLLNIVHPGFVLRGPDSEFPKLSRKEKKALKQQKKMEKKQAKEAKKARKAGAQELKNLSYEGQSNSSNELV; this is encoded by the exons ATGTCTACCACAACTTTTACTTCAACAGCCACAACGACTTCTTCAGCAACGGCGACTTGCACAACTGCTGTACCGGGGAAATATGGCCGTGTTCCTGTCGATGCGTGCAACGCCAACTATTTCTTTGATCCCAGTTTTGCTGCCAATCTTGCTTTCTGTGTGCTCTTTGGTATGACGACCATGGTCCATCTCATACAAGCAATTCTTTTCAAGAAG AAATTCTGTTGGGTAGCCATCATGGGTGCAGCTTGGGAAACCATAGGATTTGCTTTCAAGACCCTAGGAAGCAGGAATCAGCAGAACATGACATACCTCATCTGGGGCCAACtgttcttccttcttgctcCTCTCT GGATCAATGCTTTCGTCTACATGGCCGTCGCACGTATGGTATACTTCCGCATGCCTGATCGGAAACTCCTGGGTATCAAGGCCATCCGCATGACACTCCTCTTCGTCTGGCTCGATATCATTCTTTTCCTGGTCCAGGGAGCCGGTGGAAGCATGCTCTCGAATAACGACGACATGAATGTTATTCGCATTGGACAGAAGCTTTACATGGCTGGTGTTGGTCTGCAGCTTGCTGTCATTGTGATCTTCATTGGTATCACTGCTTTCTTCTACTTCAAGCTTCGACAACTCGAGGGCCGAAGTATGGGACGCATGAAGTGGCTCATCTTGACCATGCTTGCTGTTCTGATTCTCATTGTG ATCCGAATCGTGTATCGTCTGATCGAATTTGGCCCTGGTGTCAATGAGCACAACCAACTTTTGATTCATGAAGAGTATCCACTGGGTCTCGATGCAACTCCGATCTTGATCGCCCTCGTATTGCTCAACATCGTGCATCCTGGTTTCGTTCTTCGGGGACCCGATAGCGAATTCCCCAAGCTCTCTcgcaaggagaagaaggcgctCAAGcaacagaagaagatggagaagaagcaggctAAAGAGGCCAAGAAAGCTCGCAAGGCGGGTGCCCAGGAACTGAAGAATTTGTCTTATGAGGGACAGTCTAACAGTAGTAATGAGCTCGTCTAG